In the Chloroherpetonaceae bacterium genome, one interval contains:
- a CDS encoding GlmU family protein encodes MHLVLFEDEAVLKFQPLLHLKPIYELTLGMRTLREKFEHALPSMPLSLQMRRQLVPYWRTVFPERAINQFEDDTLFINGRVICDRVFAQKVLSGVFEHGKAYFNGGQLVAFRGKASEIFPDGLPDLIEAKVIAERFPSSQVDCRYVAFMWDLVRLHPEEFRREAVLCEDFGTIRGTVHPRACLVNEARIFVGEGAEIRAGAVLDATDGYVYVAPDAKVLPNAVLMNYVYVGKGATVKIGAKIYDYVYVGAYAKVGGEIEGSIVERYANKQHEGFLGHSYISSWCNLGADTNTSDLKNNYSTIRMKVNGKEIDTKMQFLGLIMGEHSKSGINTMFNTGTVVGMSSNIFGAGFPPKTIGSFQWGGAEGFVRYDLEKALEVARIVMKRRGIVLSPEYEAMFRAAYAHAESEV; translated from the coding sequence ATGCACCTTGTGCTTTTTGAAGACGAAGCCGTGCTGAAGTTTCAGCCACTTTTGCATCTAAAGCCAATTTATGAACTCACGCTTGGAATGCGCACCTTGCGTGAAAAATTTGAACACGCGCTGCCCTCTATGCCACTTAGTCTGCAAATGCGTAGGCAACTGGTGCCGTATTGGCGCACGGTGTTCCCAGAGCGCGCCATTAACCAGTTTGAAGACGATACGCTGTTCATCAACGGCAGGGTGATTTGTGACCGTGTCTTTGCGCAAAAAGTGCTGAGTGGTGTGTTTGAGCATGGTAAAGCCTATTTCAACGGTGGGCAGCTGGTAGCATTTCGTGGCAAAGCAAGCGAGATTTTCCCAGACGGCCTGCCCGATCTCATTGAGGCGAAGGTGATTGCAGAGAGATTTCCAAGCTCGCAGGTAGACTGCCGCTATGTGGCATTTATGTGGGACTTGGTGCGCCTGCACCCTGAAGAATTTCGCCGAGAAGCTGTGCTATGCGAGGACTTTGGCACGATTCGTGGCACGGTGCATCCGCGTGCATGCCTTGTCAATGAAGCGCGCATTTTTGTAGGAGAAGGCGCTGAGATTCGTGCAGGAGCCGTCTTAGATGCCACCGACGGCTATGTGTATGTAGCGCCTGATGCCAAAGTGTTGCCTAACGCTGTGCTGATGAATTACGTCTATGTAGGTAAGGGCGCAACGGTCAAAATCGGTGCAAAAATTTACGACTATGTCTATGTCGGTGCGTATGCCAAAGTAGGCGGCGAAATTGAAGGGAGCATCGTAGAGCGCTACGCCAATAAGCAGCACGAGGGTTTCTTAGGACATTCCTACATTTCGAGCTGGTGCAACTTGGGCGCTGACACCAACACCTCCGACCTCAAAAACAACTACAGCACCATTCGAATGAAAGTAAATGGCAAGGAGATAGATACCAAGATGCAATTTCTTGGGCTAATTATGGGTGAGCATTCCAAGTCAGGCATTAACACGATGTTCAATACGGGCACAGTGGTGGGGATGAGTTCGAACATTTTTGGTGCAGGCTTTCCGCCCAAAACAATCGGTTCATTTCAGTGGGGGGGTGCTGAAGGGTTTGTGCGGTATGATTTGGAAAAAGCCTTAGAAGTGGCGCGCATTGTCATGAAGCGACGCGGTATCGTGCTCTCACCGGAGTATGAAGCAATGTTTCGGGCAGCTTATGCACACGCAGAAAGTGAAGTCTAA
- a CDS encoding YegS/Rv2252/BmrU family lipid kinase, whose protein sequence is MSYSQANLALEKSPLPQTTPEPLHQRYWFIFNPAANRGKARRWVKPLQAVLKANQIDTVIQLTTQPNDATAFAEAARRKVEVVVACGGDGTFNEVAQSLIYSETPLGCIPLGSGNDFYSNLSGNTAPRRLPLDNAVRKVLNQRVQTIDTGAVLFQSQRGKYQRAFLNSMGIGFTGEIARVAKSVRYLRGDLIYLYALWWVGRTHRAAPMTIELTTPTGQQTCYEQVFSIMIGNGKREGGKFWIAPEAEMNDGWLDICILKEFPIWQLPKWVYAFLRGKHIYTSQVIYTKVKAADIHLLRPESMHLDGEVFEQVSGTVSVQVVPQSLNVIAVA, encoded by the coding sequence ATGAGCTACAGTCAAGCAAATCTGGCTCTGGAGAAGTCGCCGCTGCCACAGACAACACCTGAGCCACTGCATCAGCGATACTGGTTTATTTTTAACCCTGCTGCCAATCGTGGTAAAGCGAGACGATGGGTCAAGCCATTGCAGGCGGTGCTGAAAGCCAATCAGATTGATACGGTCATTCAGCTGACGACACAACCTAATGATGCAACAGCGTTTGCAGAAGCGGCACGCAGAAAAGTAGAAGTTGTAGTAGCCTGTGGTGGCGATGGCACTTTCAACGAAGTGGCACAATCGCTCATCTACTCTGAGACCCCATTAGGCTGCATTCCACTGGGGTCAGGAAATGATTTTTATAGCAACCTTTCGGGCAATACCGCCCCAAGACGACTGCCACTGGACAATGCTGTAAGAAAAGTGCTAAACCAACGTGTGCAGACAATTGATACAGGTGCTGTGCTGTTTCAAAGTCAGAGAGGCAAGTACCAACGTGCATTTCTAAACTCAATGGGCATTGGCTTTACGGGCGAGATTGCTCGTGTGGCTAAATCAGTACGATACCTGCGCGGCGACCTTATCTACCTCTACGCGCTATGGTGGGTTGGCAGAACCCATCGTGCAGCACCAATGACGATTGAACTAACTACGCCGACAGGGCAACAAACCTGCTACGAACAAGTCTTTTCAATTATGATTGGCAATGGCAAGCGGGAAGGTGGCAAATTCTGGATTGCACCTGAGGCAGAAATGAACGACGGCTGGCTGGACATCTGTATCTTGAAAGAATTTCCGATATGGCAACTTCCGAAATGGGTGTATGCCTTTCTGCGTGGCAAGCATATCTACACCTCGCAAGTAATTTATACCAAAGTTAAAGCGGCGGATATTCATCTTTTGCGACCTGAGTCAATGCACTTGGATGGTGAAGTCTTTGAGCAAGTCTCTGGAACGGTAAGTGTGCAGGTAGTGCCACAATCGCTGAATGTAATAGCGGTCGCCTAA
- a CDS encoding BatA domain-containing protein, producing the protein MIFLNPAMLFGLLAASLPILLHLLNLRRRTQLEFSSLVLLRQLEQSALQRFKVRQWLLLLIRSLVVFFLVSSFSKPIVPGYLAGSSFGTHTKTSAVIVLDNSPSMGYSDPRGGDQWKQARAAALKILEHFSEQDEIFLSIGHHTKPERLALSEAKRQIATAELSALPFSAEESLLHAMSALATSQHFNREVYVISDFQPSDFLRRDSSRQYQYNFDFKLYAVSVAASRKQNAALTNAELLTKILEPNKPVRVEATLQQFGVSSSQTESVSLWLAGKLSAETAVELPANRSTSAVLTATPTQQGFLSGELRIENDALEADNHRYFTFFVPEKLRVLIAYRNEADARFLRLALESLQNKDFFELTLVPEPALDAQDFSKFDVLMLCGIGTVSSSAVARIQQFVQQGGGLVVFARPESPEFGALNAVLTPMNAGQLIPMPSVSQAAPLSIEQIDYRHPLFEGVFQSDISRRKAQSAAIEEPFLLYAAAEILPTGQSEAVMRSATGKAFLTVTRYQSGLVLLFAALPKPEHTSLVLQPLFAPLMFRAALYSSAKAHSRNYQFTCGELSEVSVPVLAGEEALVRKPSGKFFFASLNRRHSESRLLLEPSVFNEVGIYEVFSRKGLDTVLVMKLAFNIATSESDVQTLSPDMIYRFANLVALEKRNFFFTSVAERLEEVDSMLQNSRYGFGIWKILLALAAIGLLAESILGRRDTA; encoded by the coding sequence ATGATCTTCCTCAATCCAGCAATGCTTTTCGGGCTGCTGGCAGCCAGCTTGCCAATTTTGCTCCACCTGCTCAACCTGCGGCGACGCACGCAGCTCGAGTTTAGCTCGCTTGTGCTACTGCGTCAGCTCGAGCAAAGTGCATTGCAGCGCTTCAAAGTGCGTCAGTGGCTATTGCTATTAATTCGTAGCCTTGTGGTTTTTTTCTTGGTGTCATCTTTCTCAAAGCCGATTGTGCCGGGCTATTTAGCAGGCTCGAGCTTCGGAACACATACCAAAACCAGCGCCGTGATTGTGCTGGATAATTCCCCGTCTATGGGATATAGCGACCCACGCGGAGGTGACCAGTGGAAACAAGCGCGAGCGGCAGCATTGAAAATTTTAGAGCACTTTTCTGAGCAAGACGAGATTTTCCTCTCCATCGGTCATCATACCAAGCCTGAGCGACTGGCTCTCTCAGAAGCAAAGCGCCAAATTGCCACAGCTGAGCTATCTGCGCTGCCTTTCTCAGCAGAGGAAAGTCTCCTGCACGCTATGTCTGCCTTAGCAACAAGCCAGCACTTTAATCGAGAGGTGTATGTTATCTCTGACTTTCAACCAAGCGATTTTCTGCGCCGAGATTCTTCTCGCCAGTATCAATACAATTTTGATTTCAAGCTCTATGCGGTGAGTGTGGCAGCAAGTCGAAAGCAAAATGCGGCGCTGACAAATGCAGAGCTGCTCACAAAGATTCTTGAGCCAAATAAGCCTGTGCGCGTTGAAGCCACGCTGCAGCAGTTTGGTGTATCATCTAGCCAGACAGAAAGCGTCTCACTTTGGCTGGCAGGCAAACTCTCAGCAGAAACTGCTGTAGAGTTACCCGCTAATCGCTCGACTTCAGCGGTGCTGACGGCAACCCCAACTCAGCAAGGATTTTTGTCAGGAGAATTAAGAATAGAAAACGACGCACTCGAGGCCGACAATCATCGCTACTTTACATTTTTCGTGCCTGAAAAGCTGCGAGTGCTGATTGCCTATCGGAACGAAGCGGACGCAAGATTTTTGCGCTTGGCGCTGGAGAGTTTGCAGAACAAAGATTTTTTTGAGCTAACGCTTGTGCCAGAGCCCGCCTTAGATGCCCAAGACTTCTCCAAGTTCGATGTGCTGATGCTCTGTGGCATTGGCACCGTCTCAAGCTCAGCCGTAGCCCGCATTCAGCAATTTGTGCAGCAAGGTGGGGGACTGGTAGTATTTGCACGCCCAGAAAGCCCTGAGTTTGGGGCGCTGAATGCAGTGCTGACTCCAATGAACGCAGGACAACTGATTCCAATGCCAAGCGTGTCACAGGCAGCACCACTTTCTATTGAGCAGATTGACTACCGACACCCTCTGTTTGAAGGAGTGTTCCAAAGTGACATCTCACGCCGTAAAGCCCAAAGTGCAGCAATAGAAGAGCCGTTCTTACTCTACGCCGCAGCGGAAATTCTTCCCACGGGGCAAAGTGAGGCGGTAATGCGTTCTGCGACAGGCAAGGCGTTTCTCACGGTTACACGCTACCAGTCTGGTTTAGTACTGCTGTTTGCAGCATTGCCAAAACCTGAGCACACTTCACTGGTGCTGCAGCCTTTGTTTGCTCCGCTGATGTTTCGCGCAGCACTTTACTCGAGTGCCAAGGCGCATAGCCGAAACTACCAATTCACCTGCGGAGAGCTAAGTGAAGTGAGCGTGCCAGTGCTTGCAGGTGAGGAGGCGCTGGTGCGGAAGCCAAGTGGCAAATTCTTCTTTGCGTCACTGAATCGTCGCCATAGTGAAAGTCGCTTGTTGCTGGAGCCCAGCGTCTTCAATGAAGTGGGTATCTACGAAGTCTTCTCGCGTAAGGGGTTGGATACGGTGCTGGTAATGAAACTGGCATTCAACATCGCTACATCAGAATCCGATGTGCAAACGCTTTCGCCTGACATGATTTACCGCTTTGCGAATTTAGTGGCTCTCGAAAAGAGAAATTTTTTCTTCACCAGTGTTGCAGAGCGGCTCGAAGAAGTGGATTCAATGCTACAAAACTCACGCTACGGTTTTGGCATTTGGAAAATTCTCTTGGCGCTGGCTGCAATCGGGCTCCTTGCAGAAAGTATTTTGGGTCGCCGTGATACAGCTTAA